A window of the Archocentrus centrarchus isolate MPI-CPG fArcCen1 chromosome 9, fArcCen1, whole genome shotgun sequence genome harbors these coding sequences:
- the wdr54 gene encoding WD repeat-containing protein 54 isoform X1, with protein MYHKEKSIQIKNSASALYNNLSVLRIAPRRLTHFTVVHANMVNMVSASWDGLNYTHRQLQSKEPNVATSTSLIMQAAFCVLPSRDLLVLTSQKGIQMYESDGSIMVYWHALDTPETPTAQAVFARGIAAVYENYICVGVSSGAFLVFDVPSKGSNITLSEVLEEHKESITDMASECSGSQECIANLVTADDDGNLCVWKSGEEFQLLNKIPGFDMSCSSVKLWKGTVVAGYGTGQIRLYEAVTGILHAEINAHARWIYSVDVAPFSGLLLSAAEDSLVRVWHMTINPDTNSVEVAHLHNECVTDTQICGAKFCDGDGYAFAVTGYDLSEIIRYIQS; from the exons ATGTATCACAAAGAAAAGAGCATCCAAATCAAAAACAGCGCGTCAGCGTTGTACAACAACCTCAGCGTGCTGCGCATCGCACCGAGGCGCCTCACCCACTTCACGGTGGTTCATGCTAACATGGTCAACATGGTCAGCGCGTCCTGGGACGGCCTGAACTACACCCACCGTCAGCTGCAGTCCAAAGAGCCTAATGTTGCCACAAGCACATCGCTTATCATGCAG GCTGCATTTTGTGTACTCCCCTCTCGTGATTTGCTTGTTTTGACATCTCAAAAGGGCATCCAG ATGTATGAATCTGATGGCTCCATCATGGTGTACTGGCATGCACTAGATACTCCAGAAACACCTACAG CACAGGCAGTGTTCGCCCGAGGGATAGCAGCAGTGTATGAGAATTATATATGTGTGG GAGTTTCATCTGGTGCTTTTTTAGTATTTGATGTTCCCAGTAAAGGAAGTAATATTACCTTGTCAGAGGTCCTGGAGGAGCACAAAGAGTCCATCACTGACATGGCTTCAGAGTGCTCTGGCAGCCAG GAGTGCATAGCTAATCTTGTCACTGCTGATGATGATGGCAACCTATGTGTGTGGAAGTCTGGGGAGGAGTTTCAGCTTCTCAACAAGATCCCTGGTTTTGA TATGAGCTGCTCATCTGTCAAATTGTGGAAGGGCACAGTGGTGGCAGGTTACGGCACAGGCCAGATTCGACTCTACGAGGCAGTTACAGGAATTTTGCACGCTGAGATCAATGCTCATGCTCGCTGGATATACTCAGTGGATGTTGCTCCTTTCTCTGGATTG CTTTTGTCTGCTGCTGAGGACTCTCTAGTCAGGGTATGGCACATGACTATCAACCCAGACACCAACAGTGTGGAG GttgctcatttgcataatgagtgTGTGACAGATACACAGATCTGTGGTGCTAAGTTCTGTGATGGCGATGGCTATGCCTTTGCAGTGACAGGCTACGATCTGAGTGAGATTATCCGCTACATCCAGTCATAG
- the wdr54 gene encoding WD repeat-containing protein 54 isoform X2: MRTVCNRTDRFKVGVGLHLGSALRPFLFAVIMDRLTEEMYESDGSIMVYWHALDTPETPTAQAVFARGIAAVYENYICVGVSSGAFLVFDVPSKGSNITLSEVLEEHKESITDMASECSGSQECIANLVTADDDGNLCVWKSGEEFQLLNKIPGFDMSCSSVKLWKGTVVAGYGTGQIRLYEAVTGILHAEINAHARWIYSVDVAPFSGLLLSAAEDSLVRVWHMTINPDTNSVEVAHLHNECVTDTQICGAKFCDGDGYAFAVTGYDLSEIIRYIQS; encoded by the exons atgaggacagtgtgCAACAGGACTGAcaggttcaaggtgggggtgggattacatctgGGATCCGCTCTGAGAcctttcttgtttgcagtgataATGGATAGGCTGACAGaagag ATGTATGAATCTGATGGCTCCATCATGGTGTACTGGCATGCACTAGATACTCCAGAAACACCTACAG CACAGGCAGTGTTCGCCCGAGGGATAGCAGCAGTGTATGAGAATTATATATGTGTGG GAGTTTCATCTGGTGCTTTTTTAGTATTTGATGTTCCCAGTAAAGGAAGTAATATTACCTTGTCAGAGGTCCTGGAGGAGCACAAAGAGTCCATCACTGACATGGCTTCAGAGTGCTCTGGCAGCCAG GAGTGCATAGCTAATCTTGTCACTGCTGATGATGATGGCAACCTATGTGTGTGGAAGTCTGGGGAGGAGTTTCAGCTTCTCAACAAGATCCCTGGTTTTGA TATGAGCTGCTCATCTGTCAAATTGTGGAAGGGCACAGTGGTGGCAGGTTACGGCACAGGCCAGATTCGACTCTACGAGGCAGTTACAGGAATTTTGCACGCTGAGATCAATGCTCATGCTCGCTGGATATACTCAGTGGATGTTGCTCCTTTCTCTGGATTG CTTTTGTCTGCTGCTGAGGACTCTCTAGTCAGGGTATGGCACATGACTATCAACCCAGACACCAACAGTGTGGAG GttgctcatttgcataatgagtgTGTGACAGATACACAGATCTGTGGTGCTAAGTTCTGTGATGGCGATGGCTATGCCTTTGCAGTGACAGGCTACGATCTGAGTGAGATTATCCGCTACATCCAGTCATAG